One window from the genome of Acinetobacter sp. LoGeW2-3 encodes:
- a CDS encoding YceD family protein: protein MSANTFPAQIEPFKWAEQGFVWSGTLPLSRFVRIAREAVGSIDDQLINIDCKLSMDAYHRIVWLDGHVETKVPMECQRCLETVEIELVSDFHLALVDDESLIERLDEDADFIVLGESEATTKGSYDAPATADLLALIEDELLLLMPLSPKHDVCEHKHQPAQEEVVEEKRDNPFEVLAALKGKLN, encoded by the coding sequence ATGTCAGCAAATACCTTTCCGGCACAGATTGAGCCGTTTAAATGGGCTGAACAGGGCTTTGTATGGTCAGGAACCCTGCCATTATCTCGCTTTGTTCGTATTGCTCGTGAAGCTGTTGGATCAATTGATGATCAATTGATTAACATAGACTGTAAGCTATCAATGGATGCTTATCATCGCATTGTGTGGCTAGATGGCCATGTTGAAACAAAAGTTCCAATGGAATGTCAGCGTTGTCTGGAAACCGTTGAGATCGAACTTGTTTCAGATTTTCATCTTGCCCTTGTGGATGACGAATCACTGATAGAGCGCTTGGATGAGGATGCTGATTTCATCGTCTTAGGTGAAAGTGAAGCAACGACGAAAGGTTCATATGATGCACCTGCGACCGCTGATTTACTGGCACTCATAGAAGATGAATTGTTATTGTTGATGCCGTTGTCTCCTAAGCATGATGTTTGTGAGCATAAGCACCAACCCGCTCAAGAAGAAGTTGTTGAAGAAAAACGGGACAATCCGTTTGAAGTTTTGGCAGCTTTGAAGGGTAAACTTAACTAA
- the scpB gene encoding SMC-Scp complex subunit ScpB: MTIDHSSVLTAEDNLHDVLMQLEAIIFASDSAVSLARLKEAFQDRYSKQELRQYLQQLSMLMHGRSIELIETAQGFRFQVRAKYRNIIAQTWPERPARLSPSLLETLAVIAYHQPVTRADIEQIRGVTNNSQILRSLFDWNWIKESGFRELPGRPALLVTTPQFLNAFGLTSLGQLPPLQDAKEAFMALDANASKS, translated from the coding sequence ATGACCATTGACCACAGCTCAGTTCTCACAGCGGAAGACAATTTGCATGATGTTTTAATGCAGCTGGAAGCTATTATCTTCGCGAGTGATTCAGCAGTGTCTCTGGCACGCCTTAAAGAAGCGTTTCAGGATCGATATAGCAAGCAGGAATTACGTCAGTACTTGCAGCAGCTGTCTATGCTCATGCATGGCCGCTCGATTGAACTGATTGAAACTGCTCAAGGTTTCCGTTTTCAAGTACGTGCAAAGTATCGTAATATTATTGCTCAGACATGGCCCGAGCGACCAGCGCGCTTATCCCCTTCATTACTTGAAACCTTGGCCGTGATTGCCTATCACCAACCGGTGACCCGGGCAGATATAGAACAAATTCGTGGTGTCACGAACAACAGTCAGATTTTGCGTTCGCTATTTGACTGGAACTGGATTAAAGAATCCGGATTTCGTGAACTCCCTGGAAGACCTGCGTTGTTAGTGACAACGCCACAATTTTTGAATGCATTTGGTTTAACTAGTTTAGGCCAATTGCCTCCCCTGCAGGATGCCAAGGAAGCTTTTATGGCCCTCGATGCAAATGCATCGAAGTCATAA
- a CDS encoding segregation and condensation protein A — translation MNQSIHNMMEPTPHIRVLDEWQETIPEDLYIPPSAFEILLEHFEGPLDFLIYLIQKNGFDLLQVDIAPIAAQYLSYMDAMKSLNIELTADYMVMAALLADLKSRLLLPKPKSISATEQDPKQELIDRLENYLRIKQAAERLNQMSVLERDTFETNVSLGEFIQPNEGHNVDLLRDALLCIFNRPEPVIHQVQQEPVLLEERIAYIESCLETGEVLSFADLLKPSQGRMGMVVTFLAVLELTRQQKIQIIATGVEAPLAIQGAPL, via the coding sequence ATGAATCAAAGTATCCATAATATGATGGAACCTACTCCACACATCCGTGTACTGGATGAATGGCAGGAGACGATTCCTGAGGATCTTTACATTCCTCCGTCAGCGTTTGAAATCCTGTTAGAGCATTTCGAAGGCCCGCTCGACTTTTTAATTTACCTGATCCAAAAAAATGGCTTCGACTTATTACAAGTCGACATCGCACCAATTGCAGCCCAGTACCTGTCCTATATGGATGCGATGAAGTCACTCAATATTGAACTGACCGCAGACTATATGGTGATGGCCGCGCTATTGGCTGATCTTAAATCGCGTTTACTGCTTCCGAAACCGAAAAGTATTTCTGCGACCGAGCAAGATCCAAAACAGGAACTGATCGATCGTCTGGAAAATTATTTACGCATTAAGCAGGCCGCAGAACGCCTGAATCAGATGAGCGTGCTTGAGCGCGATACCTTTGAGACTAATGTCAGCTTAGGTGAGTTCATTCAGCCGAATGAAGGTCACAATGTTGATCTACTGCGTGATGCCCTTCTGTGTATCTTTAATCGCCCTGAACCGGTAATTCATCAGGTACAGCAAGAACCGGTACTACTTGAAGAACGGATTGCCTATATCGAAAGTTGCCTGGAAACCGGTGAAGTACTTTCTTTTGCAGATTTACTTAAACCAAGCCAAGGCCGTATGGGTATGGTGGTGACATTTCTGGCGGTTCTGGAACTGACCCGCCAACAAAAAATTCAGATTATTGCTACAGGCGTTGAAGCCCCGCTCGCAATTCAGGGAGCACCTTTATGA
- a CDS encoding L-threonylcarbamoyladenylate synthase, translating into MLHLRVHPDNPQPRLISQAVERIRAGDVIVYPTDAAYAIGCQIGNKNAMERIAQIRGLGPKHQYAILCCDLSDLATYAKVDNAVYRLLKNNTPAVTTFILPATSEVPKRLMHPKKKTIGLRIPTNPVCQMLLQELGEPLLTSTLILPDQTDPLDDPYDIEMQLSKRIDVFIDSGLGTLSTTSIVDLSGDQPEVIRRGVGDVSAFE; encoded by the coding sequence ATGTTGCATTTACGCGTACACCCAGACAATCCCCAACCACGTTTGATCTCACAGGCGGTGGAACGTATCCGTGCCGGTGATGTGATTGTTTATCCGACGGATGCGGCTTATGCAATTGGCTGCCAGATCGGAAATAAAAATGCCATGGAACGGATTGCCCAGATTCGTGGTTTAGGTCCTAAGCACCAATATGCCATTCTCTGCTGTGACTTATCCGACCTTGCGACTTATGCCAAAGTGGACAATGCCGTATATCGTTTGCTGAAAAATAATACACCTGCGGTGACTACTTTTATTCTTCCGGCAACCAGTGAAGTGCCTAAACGCTTAATGCACCCAAAGAAAAAGACTATTGGTTTACGTATTCCCACCAATCCTGTGTGTCAGATGCTGCTTCAAGAACTGGGTGAACCACTGCTGACCTCTACCCTGATCCTGCCAGATCAGACCGATCCTTTAGATGATCCATATGACATCGAAATGCAGCTTAGTAAGCGTATTGATGTGTTTATCGACAGTGGTCTAGGAACATTAAGTACGACTTCTATTGTGGACTTATCAGGCGATCAGCCTGAAGTGATCCGTCGTGGTGTCGGTGATGTGAGTGCTTTTGAATAA
- a CDS encoding SDR family oxidoreductase, protein MTTLEQQAPVLVTGASGYIASWVIEKLLKLGHTVHATVRNLKKTSSFEHLEQIAVASPGELKLFQANLLEPSSFDEAMQGCEIVFHMASPFVVTNFKDAVKDIIEPAVFGTENVLASVNKTDSVKRVVLTSSIAATYGDAIDIKDTSNNSFDESHWNTTSSETHQPYPYSKVAAERKAWQMAKAQNRWELVCINPALVFGKSLTPNTQSGSVEVLQQFANGMTLLGVPPMWNGVVDVQDVAEAHIRAAFNSEAQGRYIVSGETLSLLEMGKILRETFGSKFPFPRNQLPKAAFKLFGPFAGFSREFVEKNMGIPIYFNAQKSKDELGIDYRPVKKSLVEHFQQLLDDGVVKKYIP, encoded by the coding sequence ATGACGACTTTAGAACAACAGGCACCCGTTTTGGTCACCGGCGCATCAGGCTATATTGCCAGCTGGGTAATTGAAAAACTGCTTAAATTAGGTCATACAGTCCATGCAACTGTGCGTAATTTAAAGAAAACCAGTAGCTTTGAACATTTAGAGCAAATTGCTGTTGCCAGCCCGGGAGAACTCAAATTATTCCAGGCCAACCTGCTTGAACCGTCTTCTTTTGATGAAGCTATGCAAGGCTGTGAAATTGTTTTTCATATGGCCTCACCTTTTGTCGTGACTAATTTTAAAGATGCAGTTAAGGACATCATTGAACCGGCAGTGTTTGGTACTGAAAATGTCCTGGCCAGCGTGAATAAAACCGATTCCGTAAAACGTGTGGTTCTGACTTCTAGTATTGCTGCGACCTACGGCGATGCTATTGATATCAAAGATACCTCTAACAACAGTTTTGATGAGTCTCATTGGAATACCACCAGCTCTGAAACACACCAACCTTATCCTTATTCTAAAGTCGCTGCTGAGCGTAAAGCCTGGCAAATGGCAAAAGCCCAGAACCGCTGGGAATTGGTCTGCATTAATCCTGCACTGGTCTTTGGCAAATCCTTAACACCAAATACTCAGTCTGGCAGTGTTGAAGTCCTGCAGCAATTTGCCAATGGTATGACTTTACTCGGTGTTCCTCCAATGTGGAACGGTGTGGTTGATGTCCAAGATGTGGCTGAAGCGCATATTCGTGCTGCTTTCAATTCAGAAGCACAGGGTCGCTATATCGTTTCTGGTGAAACGCTGAGCCTGTTGGAAATGGGTAAAATTCTGCGCGAAACCTTTGGCTCAAAATTCCCATTTCCACGCAACCAGTTACCGAAAGCGGCGTTTAAACTGTTTGGGCCATTTGCCGGATTTAGCCGTGAGTTTGTAGAAAAAAATATGGGAATTCCGATTTATTTTAATGCCCAGAAAAGTAAAGATGAACTCGGCATTGACTACCGCCCTGTGAAAAAAAGTCTAGTCGAGCACTTCCAGCAATTACTAGATGACGGTGTGGTGAAAAAATATATTCCTTAA
- the ftn gene encoding heteropolymeric bacterioferritin subunit Ftn has translation MRGNPEVVDYLNMLIGGELAARDQYLIHSRMYEDWGLTKIFERIDHEMQEEAQHADAIIRRVLFLEGTPNMTRDDVEIGEDVVSCLKADLKLEYDVRQKLAAGVKLCEEKGDYVTRDMLRQQMSDTEEDHTYWLEKQLRLIELIGLQNYIQSQM, from the coding sequence ATGCGCGGTAATCCAGAAGTCGTAGATTATTTGAATATGTTGATCGGTGGCGAACTGGCTGCTCGCGACCAATACCTGATCCATTCTCGTATGTATGAAGATTGGGGCCTGACCAAAATCTTTGAACGTATCGATCATGAAATGCAGGAAGAAGCACAGCATGCGGATGCGATTATTCGCCGTGTTCTGTTCCTGGAAGGCACACCGAACATGACCCGTGATGATGTTGAGATCGGCGAAGATGTGGTGAGCTGCCTGAAAGCTGACCTGAAACTGGAATATGATGTTCGTCAAAAGCTGGCAGCAGGCGTGAAACTGTGTGAAGAGAAGGGTGACTACGTAACCCGTGACATGCTACGTCAGCAAATGTCGGATACAGAAGAAGATCATACTTACTGGCTTGAAAAACAATTACGCCTGATCGAGCTGATTGGCCTGCAAAATTATATTCAATCGCAAATGTAA
- the rluB gene encoding 23S rRNA pseudouridine(2605) synthase RluB: MSEKLQKVLARVGLGSRRYMEEVIAAGRVSVNGQVAQVGERIEPGDELRIDGRKVQFQIEDEIRRRVLIYYKPEGEICSRNDPEQRPTVFDNLPTIQGDRWVMVGRLDINSTGLLLFTNDGELANRLMHPSNEIEREYAVRVMGEVTPELKNNMLKGVVLDDGPAKFESFSELGGDGINRWYQVVVKEGRNREVRRIFESQGLKVSRLLRTRYGTVILPRELRTGRWIELDKQDIDNLAKAVELKPRQGTGLYGMAKRRSERMQEKPMAARRGGFLRQQRRDSDEPAANTGRERREGGFGRRDNNQAGSQFGRRENQNGTQFVRRDSRPEQGFGRREERDENAPRRPYGVNKGFNKF; the protein is encoded by the coding sequence ATGAGTGAAAAATTGCAAAAGGTGCTTGCACGCGTTGGTTTGGGTTCTCGCCGTTATATGGAAGAAGTCATTGCCGCTGGTCGTGTAAGTGTGAATGGGCAAGTTGCCCAAGTGGGTGAACGTATCGAACCAGGTGATGAGCTTCGCATCGATGGTCGTAAGGTACAATTCCAGATTGAAGACGAAATTCGTCGTCGCGTACTGATTTACTATAAGCCTGAAGGCGAAATCTGTTCACGTAACGACCCTGAACAACGTCCAACCGTGTTTGATAACCTGCCTACGATTCAAGGCGATCGTTGGGTGATGGTTGGCCGTCTGGATATTAACTCAACTGGTCTGCTACTTTTCACAAATGACGGTGAACTGGCGAATCGTCTGATGCACCCTTCAAATGAAATCGAACGTGAATATGCGGTTCGTGTCATGGGTGAAGTAACACCTGAGCTGAAAAACAACATGCTCAAAGGTGTGGTACTGGATGATGGTCCAGCAAAATTTGAATCATTCTCTGAGCTTGGTGGTGATGGTATTAACCGTTGGTATCAAGTCGTTGTGAAAGAAGGTCGTAACCGTGAAGTACGTCGTATCTTCGAATCACAAGGTCTGAAAGTAAGCCGTCTGCTTCGTACCCGTTACGGTACAGTGATTCTTCCACGTGAACTACGTACTGGTCGCTGGATTGAACTAGATAAACAGGACATCGATAACTTGGCAAAAGCTGTTGAGCTTAAACCACGCCAAGGTACTGGCTTGTACGGCATGGCAAAACGCCGTTCTGAACGTATGCAAGAAAAACCAATGGCAGCACGCCGTGGTGGCTTCTTACGTCAGCAACGTCGTGACAGTGATGAACCAGCAGCAAACACTGGCCGTGAGCGTCGCGAAGGTGGTTTTGGCCGTCGTGACAATAATCAAGCTGGTTCACAGTTTGGACGTCGTGAAAACCAGAATGGCACTCAGTTTGTACGTCGTGACAGCCGCCCTGAACAAGGTTTTGGTCGTCGTGAAGAACGTGATGAAAATGCACCACGTCGTCCTTATGGCGTAAACAAAGGCTTTAATAAATTTTAA
- a CDS encoding elongation factor P hydroxylase: MHLLQPQTEVNVSSLVSTLSTLDSDSSLQQVQRLPWANLSSEAEQVDWLILHFNHWFSHLNVTLVRGDFEPEYFPATEDAPARIQFAHGFFNSALHEISHWTIAGDKRRLLPDLGYWYAPDGRTQEQQALFEQVEIKPQAIEWMFAKAFGRKFRVSLDNLTGDGGDGTSFKDNVHAQVQRYFNGEAKLPRDAKCFIDCICACTRNGKSLQSDEFLREMLD, translated from the coding sequence ATGCATCTGTTGCAGCCGCAAACAGAAGTGAATGTTTCATCACTCGTTAGCACACTTTCAACTCTGGATTCTGACAGCTCACTACAGCAAGTGCAACGCTTACCATGGGCGAATTTATCGTCAGAAGCAGAACAGGTTGATTGGCTCATCTTACACTTTAATCATTGGTTTTCCCACCTAAATGTCACTTTAGTCCGTGGTGATTTTGAACCAGAATATTTCCCGGCTACTGAGGATGCTCCTGCCCGTATTCAGTTTGCGCATGGTTTCTTTAATAGTGCCCTGCATGAGATCAGCCATTGGACCATTGCCGGTGACAAACGTCGTCTGCTACCCGATCTAGGCTATTGGTATGCGCCAGATGGCCGTACCCAGGAACAACAAGCTCTATTTGAACAGGTGGAAATCAAACCTCAAGCGATTGAATGGATGTTTGCCAAAGCCTTTGGACGTAAATTCCGCGTGTCTTTGGACAACCTGACTGGCGATGGCGGCGATGGCACCAGCTTTAAAGATAATGTCCATGCGCAAGTACAGCGTTATTTTAATGGTGAAGCCAAGTTGCCCCGTGACGCAAAATGTTTTATTGATTGTATCTGCGCCTGCACACGGAATGGCAAAAGTTTACAATCCGACGAATTTCTTCGTGAAATGCTTGATTAA
- the rlmF gene encoding 23S rRNA (adenine(1618)-N(6))-methyltransferase RlmF yields MAQAKKTFPQQKSQLHARNLHRSRYDFPELIKTCPELAPFVSRNQYDDLSINFSDPLAVKMLNKALLEHFYDIQYWDIPQDYLCPPIPGRADYIHYLADLLSLNNNGQIPTGRTVQVLDIGVGANCIYPIIGHRSYGWKFVGSDIHSASVKSAQFIVEANPNLRKGIQIRLQKTPSNIFKGVIKSSDRFDLTLCNPPFHASQDEANATATQKLRKLGKPVDRTKAVLNFGGQKNELWCDGGEERFVCQMVQESTQFAEQCLWFSTLVSKKTTLPMLLNTLRKSGAVDVKTIKMTQGQKESRFVAWTFLDSKQQQAWKNARWTSV; encoded by the coding sequence ATGGCGCAAGCAAAGAAAACTTTTCCGCAACAAAAATCGCAATTACATGCAAGAAATCTGCATCGTAGTCGTTACGATTTTCCTGAGCTTATCAAGACTTGTCCGGAACTTGCACCTTTTGTCAGCCGCAATCAATATGATGATCTTTCAATCAACTTTTCTGATCCACTGGCTGTGAAAATGCTCAATAAAGCATTGCTGGAGCATTTTTATGACATTCAATATTGGGATATTCCTCAAGATTATCTTTGCCCACCGATTCCGGGTAGAGCAGACTATATTCACTATTTGGCTGACCTGTTAAGTCTCAATAATAACGGTCAAATTCCAACAGGACGCACAGTTCAAGTGTTGGATATTGGGGTTGGTGCGAACTGTATTTATCCGATTATTGGTCATCGTAGTTATGGTTGGAAATTTGTCGGCTCAGACATTCATTCGGCATCGGTTAAAAGTGCTCAATTTATTGTGGAGGCAAATCCAAATCTCAGAAAGGGGATTCAGATTCGATTGCAAAAGACACCAAGTAATATTTTCAAAGGTGTGATTAAATCTTCAGATCGTTTTGATTTGACCCTGTGTAACCCACCATTTCATGCCTCGCAAGATGAAGCAAATGCCACAGCAACGCAAAAATTAAGGAAACTTGGCAAACCCGTTGATCGGACGAAGGCGGTGTTAAACTTTGGTGGGCAAAAGAATGAGTTGTGGTGTGATGGTGGTGAAGAACGATTTGTTTGCCAGATGGTACAAGAGAGCACACAATTTGCTGAGCAATGTCTTTGGTTTAGTACACTGGTTTCTAAGAAAACAACATTGCCAATGCTGTTAAATACCTTGCGTAAGAGCGGTGCAGTGGATGTGAAAACCATTAAAATGACGCAGGGGCAAAAAGAAAGTCGTTTTGTAGCTTGGACTTTTTTAGATTCAAAGCAACAGCAAGCATGGAAAAATGCGCGTTGGACTTCTGTTTAA